A region from the Saccharomonospora azurea NA-128 genome encodes:
- a CDS encoding bifunctional 4-hydroxy-2-oxoglutarate aldolase/2-dehydro-3-deoxy-phosphogluconate aldolase, with product MNLRDALARQRLLAIIRGSDPDACVRTAEVLAEAGVRLLEVSLTSADALAVLRRVVEELGDDVGVGAGTVLTDADARHVLDSGAAFAVTPALGAGVTTAVELGLPVLAGALTPTEVVAARDAGAAAVKVFPAATLGPAHVRALRDPFPDVPLVPVGGVDLPDVPRYVAAGACAVGVGSPLTGDAPHGGDTAALRERAAAFVAAARDGSGSSWTS from the coding sequence ATGAACCTGCGCGACGCGCTCGCGCGGCAGCGACTGCTCGCCATCATCCGCGGCAGTGATCCCGACGCCTGCGTGCGGACGGCGGAGGTGCTGGCGGAGGCGGGTGTGCGGCTGCTCGAAGTGTCGTTGACGTCGGCCGACGCCCTCGCGGTGTTGCGCCGTGTCGTCGAGGAACTCGGCGACGACGTGGGAGTGGGAGCGGGCACCGTGCTCACGGACGCCGACGCGCGCCACGTCCTTGACTCCGGGGCCGCCTTCGCCGTGACTCCCGCTCTGGGTGCCGGGGTGACCACCGCCGTGGAGCTCGGCCTGCCGGTGCTCGCCGGCGCCCTGACACCGACCGAGGTCGTGGCGGCCCGCGACGCCGGAGCCGCGGCCGTGAAGGTCTTTCCCGCCGCCACGCTCGGGCCGGCCCACGTGCGGGCGCTGCGCGACCCGTTCCCCGACGTCCCGCTGGTGCCGGTGGGAGGTGTGGACCTACCCGACGTGCCGCGGTACGTCGCGGCGGGTGCGTGCGCGGTCGGGGTCGGGAGCCCGCTCACCGGTGACGCGCCGCACGGCGGAGACACCGCGGCCTTGCGCGAGCGGGCGGCGGCGTTCGTGGCGGCGGCCCGGGACGGGAGTGGGTCGTCGTGGACGTCGTGA